In Phlebotomus papatasi isolate M1 chromosome 1, Ppap_2.1, whole genome shotgun sequence, the following proteins share a genomic window:
- the LOC129804406 gene encoding pre-mRNA-splicing factor RBM22 translates to MAMSKTTNTYNRQNWEDSEFPILCQTCLGDNPYVRMIKERYGKECKICNRPFTIFRWCPGARMRFKKTEICQTCSKLKNVCQTCLLDLEYGLPTQVRDAALKIQDDLPQSDVNKEYYIQNIDNQLKNTDGTSAAGAVGKSLAASDMLAKLARTSPYYKRNRPHICSFWVKGECKRGEECPYRHDKPNEPDDPLSEQNIKDRYYGVNDPVADKIMKRAASLPTLDPPEDKSITTLYVGNIGEHITETDIKDHFYHYGEIRTITVLPRQQCAFVQYTKRSAAELAAEKTFNKLVLGGRRLTIKWAHSQGKQYVPSMPRLQRNYEPVPGLPSTLPLPPNPNDYFNLQVADMTVLPAGMKLHQLPPGVIPGAPLPPMYSSGAPFQPVHVPATASIPAAASVPAPIVPPPIDAGTVHYPSQDPSRLGSLKK, encoded by the coding sequence ATGGCGATGTCCAAGACGACCAACACGTACAATCGGCAGAACTGGGAAGACTCGGAATTTCCCATTCTCTGCCAGACTTGCCTGGGAGATAATCCCTACGTCCGGATGATTAAGGAGCGCTATGGGAAGGAATGCAAGATTTGCAATCGACCTTTCACAATCTTCCGGTGGTGCCCTGGAGCCAGGATGCGCTTTAAGAAGACCGAAATCTGCCAGACATGCAGCAAGCTGAAGAATGTCTGCCAGACTTGTCTGCTAGATCTGGAATATGGACTTCCGACGCAAGTACGCGATGCTGCGCTGAAGATTCAGGACGATCTGCCCCAGAGTGATGTGAACAAGGAATATTACATTCAGAACATTGACAATCAGCTCAAGAACACGGATGGGACATCAGCAGCGGGAGCTGTGGGCAAATCACTGGCTGCTAGTGATATGCTGGCCAAGTTGGCCAGGACATCGCCCTACTACAAGCGCAATCGCCCACATATCTGCTCATTCTGGGTGAAGGGGGAGTGTAAGAGGGGCGAGGAGTGTCCGTATCGTCACGATAAACCCAATGAACCGGATGATCCTCTGTCTGAGCAGAATATCAAGGACAGATACTACGGAGTAAATGATCCCGTTGCGGATAAAATCATGAAGAGAGCAGCAAGTCTCCCGACTCTCGATCCGCCAGAGGACAAGAGCATCACGACTCTGTACGTGGGAAACATTGGGGAGCACATTACGGAGACGGATATCAAGGATCACTTCTACCACTACGGAGAGATCAGGACAATCACTGTCCTGCCAAGGCAACAGTGTGCCTTTGTGCAGTATACCAAGAGAAGTGCAGCTGAATTGGCGGCTGAGAAGACCTTCAACAAATTGGTGCTTGGAGGCAGGAGGCTCACCATCAAATGGGCTCATTCCCAGGGCAAACAGTACGTTCCGTCGATGCCCCGTCTCCAGCGAAATTACGAACCTGTTCCCGGACTTCCGAGCACTCTGCCATTGCCCCCAAATCCCAATGATTACTTCAATCTCCAAGTGGCTGACATGACAGTCCTCCCGGCAGGCATGAAACTCCACCAGCTGCCACCTGGAGTCATTCCCGGGGCTCCATTGCCGCCCATGTACAGCTCAGGGGCTCCCTTTCAGCCCGTTCATGTCCCCGCTACGGCCAGCATACCAGCCGCAGCATCCGTTCCAGCTCCCATCGTGCCGCCGCCTATTGACGCCGGCACTGTGCACTACCCCAGCCAGGATCCGTCTCGCCTGGGATCCCTCAAGAAATGA